CCACCAGAAAGTCTGGTAGCGGCTCCGGCATTTCCCTGTCCCCCTCCATGTTGGTGGTAGCCTCCATGGCACCTATGTTGGTGTACCTGGCTACCTTGTCGAGGCCAGCGCCAGCTTTAATTCCAACAGTAGGCAAGTACTCTCCCTTTCTGGTTCTTACCTCACTCTGGGCAATCTGAATTTCCTGTAAAGTAATGTTCAGTTCCTGGTTGTGCTGCAGGGCCGTGTCGATCAGCGCGCTCAGGTTCGGGTCCGTGAAATAGTCCTGCCAGCTGCCTTTTGCTGTGTTGGTGGAATCCTGCGCGTTGTTATAACGCGCAGGGACCACCGTGCTGACTGATTTCTGAACCAAAGTTGGCAAACTGCATGCCGTAAAGGACAAGGAAACAAAGGCAACCCCCACCCATTTTGATATTCTTTTCTTATACACGCGCATGGTTTTCGGTTTCTTCAATGAGTGGAAAATTATTACCGGCATAGACATAATCCTCCGTTAAAGGAGTTTCATGTTCATCCCTGATCAGGTGACGGCCGTCTGCCATTTTAGCAAAGATGTAGTACAACCCGGGGATGATGACGACGCCGAAAATGGTGCCGAACAACATGCCACCAAGGGCAGAGGCACCAATTGTCCGGTTACCGATAGCGCCTGCGCCGGCGGCCATAATCAACGGAATCAATCCGGCGACAAATGCAAACGAGGTCATCAGGATCGGGCGGAAACGGACCTTGGCCCCTTCAATGGCGGCCTCCAGAATGGTGGCTCCCTGCAGGCGCTTCTGAACGGCAAACTCCACGATCAGCACAGCGTTTTTACCCAGCAGACCGACCAGCATGATCATCCCTACCTGAGCATAAATGTTGTTCTCCAGGCCCATCAGTTCCAGCAACAAAAAAGACCCAAAAATCCCGACCGGCAGCGACAGCACCACCGCAAAAGGAATGATAAAGCTTTCGTACTGGGCTGCCAGCACAAAGTATACAAACAACAGTACAACCATGAACACATATAGCGACTCATTGCCCCTGGTTGACTCGTCATAGGAAAGACCTTCCCAGGCAATGTCGTAGCCTTTAGGCAGTGTTGTGGCGGCAACTTCCTGTATAGCCTGTATCGCGTCTGCTGTGGTATATCCCTTCGCCGGAAGGCCCTGGATGGCGGCTGAGTTGTACAGGTTAAAACGGGTTACCTCATTTGGCCCCTGCGTCTTTTTCAGCTTCATAAAGGCTGAGTAAGGCACCATTTCACCCTCCTCGTTTTTGACAGCAAGGTTCAGGACGTCAGACGGCAGCCTTCTGAATTTAGGGTCGGACTGCACGTATACCTTGAAGAACTGGTTAAACTTGATAAAACCCTGTTCATAGGTGCTGCCTATCATGATATTCAGGTTCTCCATGGCCTTACCGATAGACACCCCTTTCTGCATGGCCAGATCGTTGTCGATCTCCAACTCGTACTGCGGATAATTGGCAGCGAAAAAAGTGAATAAGCCGGTCAGCTCCTTCCGCTTGGCCAGGTTATCCATAAACTCCTTGTTGACCTTATCAAACTCGTGGTAGTCGGTGTCTGAGTTTTTATCCAGCAAACGCATCGAGAAACCACCGGAAGAACCAAAGCCCGGGATAGCCGGTGGCTCAAAGAACTCTACCACGGCTCCCAATCCTTTTGATTTCTCTTCCAACTCTTCCATGATCTCCTTCACGGTATGCTCGCGATCAGACCATGGTTTCAGGTTGATCAAGCAGGTACCCGCATTCGAGCCCCGTCCCTCGGTCATGATCTCGTAACCGGCCAGAGAAGACACCGATTCAACGCCTTCAATTTTCTCACAGATCTTCTGAAGTTTTTGAGAGACCTGGTTGGTTGTCTCCAGGGTAGAGCCAGGAGGTGTCTGGACAATGGCATATATAGTCCCCTGGTCTTCGTTCGGAATAAAGCCTGCCGGAAGCACTTGGTTTTCGAAGAAGATACCAACACAGAAAGCCGCAAGTATTCCCCAGGTGAGCGTTCTCCTGCTCACAATGGCTCTTAACAGGCCTACGTATCTTCCGGTAAGCTTTTCAAATCCGCTGTTAAAGCTGTCAAGCGCCTTCGTTAACGGGTTTTTCTTCTTCGGTTTGCCATGATTATTCTTCAACAACATGGCGCACAGCACGGGGGTCAGCGTCAGGGCAATCACGGCCGAAATCACGATGGAGCTGGCCATGGTAATGGAGAACTGCCGATAGAAAATACCCACCGGACCCGACATAAATAACAGAGGAATGAATACCGCCGTCATCACCAGCGTGATGGCGATGATGGCCCCGCCTATCTCGCGAAGCACTTCGATGGTCGCCCTATATGGCGAAAGGTTTGTTTCTTCCATCTTGGCATGCACCGCCTCCACCACCACAATCGCATTATCCACCACAATACCGATGGCCAATACAAGCGCAAACAATGTGATCAGGTTAATCGAGAGCCCGAAGAGCTGAATCACAAAAAAAGCCCCTATCAGCGAAACCGGGACAGCCAGAATCGGAATCAGAGTAGAGCGCCAGTCGCCCAGGAATATGAAAACGACCAGGGCCACCAGGATGAACGCGTCTCTTAAGGTGTGCAGCACCTGGTCGATGGAGGCATCCAGGAACTGTGAAACGTCATAGCTGATTTTATAGTCCATCCCCGGAGGGAAAGATGCTTTCATTTCCTCCAACTGAGCTTTCACATCGGCTATCACATCGCTGGCATTGCTGCCATAGTTCTGCTTCAACACAATGGCCGCTGCAGGCTTTCCGTCCAGGTTGGAGTAGATGTCAAAGAATTCGCTGCCCAACTCTACGGTGGCGATGTCTTTCAGGCGGATGCTTTCTCCCTCAGCATTGGCCCGAATGATGATGCCTTCGTATTCTACCGGTTTGTTGTAGCGGCCTTTGTAGGTGAGCACATATTCCAGCGACTGCGCGGCTATACCGGAGCTTTGCCCTATCCTGCCAGGGCGGCCAATTATACTTTGCTCGGCCAACGCCTCCATCACCTCTTCTACCGATATGTTATAGGCCCGCATGCGGTCCGGGTTTAGCCAGACACGCATCGCGTACCTGCGGCTACCCAATATCTGTGCCCTCGCCACCCCTTTGATTCGCTGTATTTCCGGGATCATTTTGACGGTGGCATAGTTGAACAGGAATTTCTCGTCCATGCTCTTTTCGTTTGAGTAGAGGTTGACGTACATCAACATACTCGGCTGGATGGGGGTGATAACGACGCCTTCCCGCTGTACCAGCTCGGGCAGGAGCGGCATCACCTGGTCCACCCTCGTTTTAACCCTGATTACCGCATCGTTGGGGTCCGTTCCCGGCTCAAAAATAATTCGGAGGGTTGCCTCCCCGGCACTTGTGGCATCAGACGCTATATAGCGCATCCCCTCCACGCCGTTTATGGCCTGTTCGAGGGTGATGAGGGTGGAGTTGACCAGCACATCGGCGCTGGAGCCCGGGTAAGCGATAAAAATATTGACCGTGGTGGGGGCAATGTCCGGGAACTGGGATATAGGCAGCTTCTTGATTGCCAGGCCACCTATAAAAACAATCACGACCGATATGACAATGGCAAATACGGGTCGGTGTATAAATTTACTGAACATGTTTTTTTCTCTTTAGGGATATTGGGTTACTCCGCATACAATTCTAACTGAGACATAACTTTTCCGGGCTCAACGAATGTGGTGTGTATCTTCTCGTTTTCGCGTACCAGGCGCAGACCTTCCAAAAGAATCTTGTCATCCTCTTCTAAACCTTTTTCCACCGCATAGATGTGTGGCATTTCTGCGGCGATGGTTATTTCCCTCGATCTCAACATATTGTCTTTGTCCACCACGTACACATACTTTTTCTCGAGCACCTCAAAAGTTGTTTTTTGCGGAATCAGCAGCGCATTTTTCAGCGGAATGTTCATGCGCACGTTCCCGGTTTCCCCATGCCTCAACAGGCCCTCCGGATTAGGGAAAGTAGCCCTGAAAGAGATGTTACCCGTCTCATGGTTAAAATCGGCTACGATGGTTTCGACTACTCCCGGGTATTTGAAGAGATGGTTATTTGCCATCAGCAGGTTCACCTTCACATCATCGTCCTTCTTCTCAAGTGCCTGATAATTCAGGTATTCAGCTTCGGGCACGTTGTAGTAGACCCACATCTTGCTATTGTCCGATAGCTCGGTGAGTAATTCGCCTTCGTCTACAAGGCTGCCCAGCCTTACATGGAAGCGGTCGATGATGCCATCGAAAGGAGCCCTGATTTCCGTGAACTGCAGGTGAACGTTGGCCAGGGATACGTCAGCTTTCGCCTTGTCAAGCTTTGCTTTTGCCATCGCCAGCTCATTCGGGGACACTATGTTTCTATCGGTGAGTGATTTCGTGTTCTGGTATTCGATAGTTGCGAAACTGGCCTCAGCCTGTGCTTTCTTTAGTTCGGCCTCATACAGGTTGGGCATAATCTGGAACAACAGCTGCCCCTTTTTCACGAACTGCCCTTCATCCACAAATATTTTCTGCAGGTAGCCTTTCTCCTGCGCCCTTAGCTCTATATGCCGTATCGAATGGACCTGGCTCACATAATCCTTCGTAAGGGTTGTGTCCATTTTCACCGGACTGCTCACCAGAAACGTGGCTTCGTGCTCTTTTTTCTCTTCTCCGTTTGATGATGTACAACTTGTGTGGCACACCAGGGCGCACATGCCCATAAGCATGAGAATTCTCTTCATGATGTTAAAATTTAAACAAGGTTTGTGAATGAATATTGAAGGGTATGTATAAGACAGTACACTTTGTTAAAGAAGTGAAGGCTAATAGGGATATATGACTTCTTCCAGGGCAGGCAACAGAACAATAGGGGCAGCAGGCCACAGTACGACATAGGAATGCCTATATGGCAACAGTTTGCCTAAGGCAACTGTACGCAGGCACAGAATGCCAACGCAGCCTAAACTACCGGCAACAGCAGTTTATCCGAACCCGGAAATTGATTTTTTGAATCTGGTGCTTAGGAAAGCGGGAATTTATAGTTGCAGCTGGCCTAGGGCAGGCCTGCGGATATATAAGCAACTGAAAAAGAGGATACTATAGTCTGAAATTCTGATGCAGGATGTAGGCGGCAAGCTCTTTATCCTTTATGGAGGTGCCATAATGCAGCAAAAAGTGCTTGTTAAGTAGCTTAAAGTCGGGGATGTAGCTATAGTCTGCAGATGATGCGAGCAGTGCCATATCAGGCAAAAGCATATCGTCTTCCGAGTCTTCTTTATTGACCTGCACTAACCGAAGGTCTATCGTCGCCTTCTTTAGGATATGCTGATGCGGGCTTTGGGGGAGGGAAGGCACGCCTTCGGTGCCAGCTTGCGAGATAACTGATGCTGCAATAGCATAACCGCCTGCCAGGTTAAAGCAGGTAATCAGCACGATCAGAAAGAATATTGTTCGCTTCACTAAGCTATATATGACTGCACAAAAATAGATGTTAATCTAAAAGTTGCACCAGTTTTCCGATAATTTATTTTTTATCAGAAAAATTTACTGTGCCAATACTCGCAAAACAATAATACATTTCTGTCTAAAACTGCTGCCTAAACTGTGGCTATGCCGGTTTCTGTTGGTTTCTTCTTTTCGCGGCCTGCGGTGGGGGCCGCTCTTTTCCTGGGCTTCTTCCTTTTGTTCCACCACACCAGAAAACCCGTGATGGGCAGGCTGGCAGATATAAGGCTGATGCAGAAGGCGAGAATTTTGCCCGGCAAACCGAACACCGCCCCAACGTGGATGTCATAATTGAGCATCACCAGTTGGTCCGCCAAACCGGCCTCTTCGTACCTGTCTCCTTTTACCCGGAAGTGCTCCAGCGTATATTGGTCATAGAAGTACTCGTTCCGGTTATACCACGAGCCATGGTCCTGGTAGGCGATGATTTCGATGGCGTCCTCCTTGTCATGGAGTACGGGTGTCATATACATGCCCTGTGCGCCGGGCTCCTGCGCCAGCGTTTTGTACCAGGCCCGGTCAAGCACCGAAACCGTGTCGCTGGCGGCCGCACCGGCCTGCGCTACATCGGAGTGCGGGTGGTGGTGCCCCGGCCTTTCCTCCCCGCCGGAGGTTGCGTAGTATACCGAATCGGCAAACCACTCAAAGCTCCAGACAAGGCCCGTAACCGCCAGCACAAAAGCCAGCACAAGGCTGTAAAAACCCAGGATGTTGTGCAGGTCGTAGTTTACCCGTTTCAAACTGCCGTTCCACTTAATCCTGAAGCTCTTCTGAAAGCTAGGCTTGTTCCATTTCCTGGGCCACCACATGACAAGGCCTGTGACGAGCAGCACCACAAAAACGAGCGTACCCACCCCCACCACAGGGCGCCCAATCTCATAGGGCAGCCAGAGTGCGCGGTGGCCGTCTAAGATAAAACGGAAAAAGTCAAATTCGCCATCTCCTGCTGCCTGCTGCTTCTTCAGAAATTCACCGGTGTAGGGGTTCAGGAACACAGCCGTAAAGTTGTGCTCCCCGTTTTGGTCTACCTGATATCCCACTGCAGCCGCGCCTTCCCTGTTGCTGTAGGTAAGGCCGGTGGGTGTGGCGCCGGGCATATATACCCGGGCCGTGTCCAGCAACTGGCTGGGGGGCACGAAGGCTTTGTCCTGTGCCTCCACAAAGCGCCAGGGCTCCAGGGCGTCCTTTATCTCCTGTTGAAAAGCGTAGAAACACCCCGTGATGCTGACAATAAACACTACGGCACCTGACGTCAGGCCCAGCCAGAGGTGCAGCCAGTCATTGATTCTCCTTAAGATACGCTTGCTGTTTTTGCTTTTCATCCTTTAACTGAAACAGAACCATGGAAGTGATACAGGATTACGCTGCTGCAATATGGCCCAACCCCTGAAGGATAACTATATCATCCTTTGGCCCTGAGCGGATTGTCTGCTCAGGGCCAGCGTTAGGGGCGGGTTTTCAAGATAAACGGGGCTTGCCGGCTATATATAGTGCTGCCTCCAGCAGCCGGTGCTGGCTGCCTTCAGCCGCTAAAGCTTGAAAAACCCTGCCACAAAGTTAGCCTCAACTTCAGCCCCTTTGGTTGCGGTATGGTTCGCAACATCTATTTTATATACATAAATGCCGCTTGCCTCCGGTACGCTCATATAGAGGTAGTCCTCGTCGTGCAGCACAGCCAGCCTTCGGCCATTGCCCGCGTGCTCCGGCAGCCCGTCTATATAGGTTACCGTTTTCTGGTACAGGTCGATGATAGCCGACTTCAACGGACCGTCTGACCACCTCTCTTGCTCGCCTGTGCTGGCCATGTTTATTTCAGCAAATGCCTTTCCGTTGCCCAGATACTTTAAATGCGCAATGTTTTTGCCTCCGGTGATTTCCGCCACGTCGAAGAAATAGTCCGCGTCGAAGGCTGTCTCGCCGCTCGTGATGCGCAGGATGCCTCCTTGCTTGGTTGACTGGCTGTAGCCGTTCGCCGGGTTGGAGTGTGAAAGCGCGTAGATGTCGCCTTTCTCGTCTTTGGTGAGGCCCGACTTGACGTTGAACCCGCCGACAGGCCCGGTGCGGGTGTCTTCGATGACCTTCAGGAACTCCAGCCCGGGGTAAGAGTAGACCGCCACCTGCGCCTCATCGGTATAAAGGGTTTCGTAGGTGTTTGGGTCGCGGACGTAATAGCTCAGAAACAGGTGGTCGCCGCTGATGCGCATGCCGGAGTAAGCAGGCCCTTCCAACTCCGTTATATCTGAGACCGGGTGCTGTTTAGTGTTTTTTACAGCCAGGGTGTTGGCATCGAGGGTATGGAACTTCACCATGTCCGAAGTAGGGTCAAGTTCGAGCGCCACCAGGGTGTTGTCATCCGCCTTCACCATGTCGGACAGGCTGCTGGCAAAAGAAACATTGCCGATCTGCGTCAGGTCCCCGTTTTTGGCCCTGCTGATTCCCACCACGTTCACGTCGTCCAGGCCGCCCAAGCTGTAGATGGTATTTTCTATCTGCGTAAAGTCGTAGTATCCCGGCTGCTCAATGCCCTGCCCTACGGCGGAGAGCGTGCCGCTCATCACATCGTCGAACGGTACGGTATAGTAGGTAAAGGTCTTGTCGCTGCCCTGTACGGCAAGCGACATGATGTACTGGGGCTCTCCTTCGACAACAACAGGATTCGGGGCATCTTTCTCGTCCCCGCAGGATGTGAACAGAACAGCCGCAAAAAGGCTCAGAACTGGCAGTGACAGTAGTCTTGTGAATTTAGGGAAGGTCATATAGGTTGCTTTGGTTTTAAATTGTCTTGGTTATAGGGTAGGAGAGGAGGGGCTACAGGACGTACCTCAGTTTCAGGTAAAAAGCGCGCCCGGGCTTCTGCAGGTAGTATTTGTCGTATAGCCGCGCGTCCGTCAGGTTGCGGCACTCGGCCGAGATGTTGTATTTGCCATCGCGCAGGCTACAGGAAACTTCCAGACTGTGCGAAGACTGCTGCGGGATCACTTTCTTGTTGTCTCTGGAGCCCAGCTCTGCCCAGCTCAGGAAATACTGCTCCACAAAATTATAGTAGTAGTTAACGCCCCAGGCAGACTCCTCGAACAGGACATTTTTGAAGGCAAGGCCGGCAGTGGCGTTCCCGAACAGGTAAGGGGTGTTGGGCAGGCGGTAGCCTTTCTGATAGTTCCGCTGGTAGCCGGTGTTGGTGTAAGACTCGTTGTACACCAAGTCGGCCTGGTCGGTGATATCCTGGAAAGTGATGCTCCCGCCCAGGCGCAGGATTTCTTTCCAGCGGTACTTCAGGCTTCCTTCCACACCCAGTGTGCGTGTCTCGCTCAGGTTATCATAGTAGGTCTCGGGGCTGGCTACTTTTACAACCTGGTAGATGAGGTCCTTTGAGTCGCGGTAAATAAAGTTGCTCTCAAGGTTAAACTCGTGGTCCTGCCCAAGCGTGAAGCCATATGCCGCGCCGACGTTCAGGTTGTCGCTCTGCTCGGGACCAAGGTCCGGGTTTGGCTGGATTAACAGGCCGTCGCCGAAAATCTCGGCGGCCCAGGGCATGCGGTAGGTGTGCTCGTAGGAGGCTTTGAGCTGCAGGTCGGGAAGCAGGAAATAAGAGGTTGCCAAACCGTAGCCGAAGCTTTCCTTGCTTGCCTCCAGCGCCTCCACGCGCTGTGTCTCGAGGGCAAAGTCATATAGCTTGCTCGTCTCCGACTTCAGGGTGTAGAACTTGCCGAAGAGGGTGGCATTCCATTTACTGCTGGGGTCTATTTTATAGGCGAGGCCCAGCACCTGCTTGTTCAGTGATTTCGGAAACTGGTTTTCAATCCTGTCGGGGTTCTCCGAGTCAAAGATCTCCCGCCGGAAATAGGACAGTGCGTAATTCAGGGCAAGCGAATGCCTGGGGTTGATCACGTAGCCCACGTTCAACTGGCTGTTAAAATCGCTGTCATCCAGGGTGGTGTGCGTTCTGGACAGTTCCCCATCCTCCGAGCCGGGGGTATGGGTGGCCTCTCCCAGCCAGTTATAGGTAACTCCGCGGAGCGTGTCAATCACTTCGCTCTTTGTGTAGTTGTAGGCGCCATAGAGGCTCACGTTCAGACCGTCCACGAACAGGTTGTCTTTGCTGTACCTGAGCGTGGGGACAAGAGACTGGCTGTGCCGGGTAATGCCGCCATATACGCTGCTCATGGTGGCACCCGTCTGCACCTGCTGATCGTTGCCGGAAGCGATGACTCCGAAAAGGAGGTTGTCGGCATATGGCCGGTTGGTCCAGCCCGCCTCCAGTTTGGCGGTGCCGGAGCGGTAGCGGTCGTGGAAGCGCTCCACTTCAGCGGTGTCTATGATGTTGTTTCCCTCGCCGATAGGCACCCAGACTTTGTAGTTGTTATCCGAGTAGTTGTAGTTGATGTTCCCTCTGAAGGTAAGGCCGTTGCCGGGGTTTGTGTGTGCGCCGTTCACCGAGAGGCGGTGGGTATTAAAAGAGCCAAATGAGTAGGAGGCGTCCAGGAAGTTGTTTTTCTGGTTGGTGATGATGTTCACCGCCCCTCCCAGGGCATCCGTGCCCAGCCACACCGGCACCACGCCTTTATATACCTCTATCCGATCGATGGTGTTCACAGGGATATCGCTCAGGCTGAGCGATGAGGCGAAATTATCCATCGGAATCCCGTCCAGGAAGAACTTCACCTGGTCCCCCGAAAAACCAT
This window of the Pontibacter russatus genome carries:
- a CDS encoding efflux RND transporter permease subunit, coding for MFSKFIHRPVFAIVISVVIVFIGGLAIKKLPISQFPDIAPTTVNIFIAYPGSSADVLVNSTLITLEQAINGVEGMRYIASDATSAGEATLRIIFEPGTDPNDAVIRVKTRVDQVMPLLPELVQREGVVITPIQPSMLMYVNLYSNEKSMDEKFLFNYATVKMIPEIQRIKGVARAQILGSRRYAMRVWLNPDRMRAYNISVEEVMEALAEQSIIGRPGRIGQSSGIAAQSLEYVLTYKGRYNKPVEYEGIIIRANAEGESIRLKDIATVELGSEFFDIYSNLDGKPAAAIVLKQNYGSNASDVIADVKAQLEEMKASFPPGMDYKISYDVSQFLDASIDQVLHTLRDAFILVALVVFIFLGDWRSTLIPILAVPVSLIGAFFVIQLFGLSINLITLFALVLAIGIVVDNAIVVVEAVHAKMEETNLSPYRATIEVLREIGGAIIAITLVMTAVFIPLLFMSGPVGIFYRQFSITMASSIVISAVIALTLTPVLCAMLLKNNHGKPKKKNPLTKALDSFNSGFEKLTGRYVGLLRAIVSRRTLTWGILAAFCVGIFFENQVLPAGFIPNEDQGTIYAIVQTPPGSTLETTNQVSQKLQKICEKIEGVESVSSLAGYEIMTEGRGSNAGTCLINLKPWSDREHTVKEIMEELEEKSKGLGAVVEFFEPPAIPGFGSSGGFSMRLLDKNSDTDYHEFDKVNKEFMDNLAKRKELTGLFTFFAANYPQYELEIDNDLAMQKGVSIGKAMENLNIMIGSTYEQGFIKFNQFFKVYVQSDPKFRRLPSDVLNLAVKNEEGEMVPYSAFMKLKKTQGPNEVTRFNLYNSAAIQGLPAKGYTTADAIQAIQEVAATTLPKGYDIAWEGLSYDESTRGNESLYVFMVVLLFVYFVLAAQYESFIIPFAVVLSLPVGIFGSFLLLELMGLENNIYAQVGMIMLVGLLGKNAVLIVEFAVQKRLQGATILEAAIEGAKVRFRPILMTSFAFVAGLIPLIMAAGAGAIGNRTIGASALGGMLFGTIFGVVIIPGLYYIFAKMADGRHLIRDEHETPLTEDYVYAGNNFPLIEETENHARV
- a CDS encoding efflux RND transporter periplasmic adaptor subunit, which produces MKRILMLMGMCALVCHTSCTSSNGEEKKEHEATFLVSSPVKMDTTLTKDYVSQVHSIRHIELRAQEKGYLQKIFVDEGQFVKKGQLLFQIMPNLYEAELKKAQAEASFATIEYQNTKSLTDRNIVSPNELAMAKAKLDKAKADVSLANVHLQFTEIRAPFDGIIDRFHVRLGSLVDEGELLTELSDNSKMWVYYNVPEAEYLNYQALEKKDDDVKVNLLMANNHLFKYPGVVETIVADFNHETGNISFRATFPNPEGLLRHGETGNVRMNIPLKNALLIPQKTTFEVLEKKYVYVVDKDNMLRSREITIAAEMPHIYAVEKGLEEDDKILLEGLRLVRENEKIHTTFVEPGKVMSQLELYAE
- a CDS encoding DUF4374 domain-containing protein, whose translation is MTFPKFTRLLSLPVLSLFAAVLFTSCGDEKDAPNPVVVEGEPQYIMSLAVQGSDKTFTYYTVPFDDVMSGTLSAVGQGIEQPGYYDFTQIENTIYSLGGLDDVNVVGISRAKNGDLTQIGNVSFASSLSDMVKADDNTLVALELDPTSDMVKFHTLDANTLAVKNTKQHPVSDITELEGPAYSGMRISGDHLFLSYYVRDPNTYETLYTDEAQVAVYSYPGLEFLKVIEDTRTGPVGGFNVKSGLTKDEKGDIYALSHSNPANGYSQSTKQGGILRITSGETAFDADYFFDVAEITGGKNIAHLKYLGNGKAFAEINMASTGEQERWSDGPLKSAIIDLYQKTVTYIDGLPEHAGNGRRLAVLHDEDYLYMSVPEASGIYVYKIDVANHTATKGAEVEANFVAGFFKL
- a CDS encoding PepSY-associated TM helix domain-containing protein, yielding MKSKNSKRILRRINDWLHLWLGLTSGAVVFIVSITGCFYAFQQEIKDALEPWRFVEAQDKAFVPPSQLLDTARVYMPGATPTGLTYSNREGAAAVGYQVDQNGEHNFTAVFLNPYTGEFLKKQQAAGDGEFDFFRFILDGHRALWLPYEIGRPVVGVGTLVFVVLLVTGLVMWWPRKWNKPSFQKSFRIKWNGSLKRVNYDLHNILGFYSLVLAFVLAVTGLVWSFEWFADSVYYATSGGEERPGHHHPHSDVAQAGAAASDTVSVLDRAWYKTLAQEPGAQGMYMTPVLHDKEDAIEIIAYQDHGSWYNRNEYFYDQYTLEHFRVKGDRYEEAGLADQLVMLNYDIHVGAVFGLPGKILAFCISLISASLPITGFLVWWNKRKKPRKRAAPTAGREKKKPTETGIATV
- a CDS encoding TonB-dependent receptor, encoding MHQPVKNITTFISLLVLIFSFNTVWSQSLDRASISGNVSSSAGEALAGVTVVLKGTPTGATTDAEGRFEIPGIAPGDYVLVASFLGFEAQEKPVQLKAAQKAVVNFSLRDRAFEMERVEIVGKSAATQVNEQAYAVTAVSTKELLNSTSDAKEVLNRVAGVKVMEEGGLGSNASFTLNGFSGDQVKFFLDGIPMDNFASSLSLSDIPVNTIDRIEVYKGVVPVWLGTDALGGAVNIITNQKNNFLDASYSFGSFNTHRLSVNGAHTNPGNGLTFRGNINYNYSDNNYKVWVPIGEGNNIIDTAEVERFHDRYRSGTAKLEAGWTNRPYADNLLFGVIASGNDQQVQTGATMSSVYGGITRHSQSLVPTLRYSKDNLFVDGLNVSLYGAYNYTKSEVIDTLRGVTYNWLGEATHTPGSEDGELSRTHTTLDDSDFNSQLNVGYVINPRHSLALNYALSYFRREIFDSENPDRIENQFPKSLNKQVLGLAYKIDPSSKWNATLFGKFYTLKSETSKLYDFALETQRVEALEASKESFGYGLATSYFLLPDLQLKASYEHTYRMPWAAEIFGDGLLIQPNPDLGPEQSDNLNVGAAYGFTLGQDHEFNLESNFIYRDSKDLIYQVVKVASPETYYDNLSETRTLGVEGSLKYRWKEILRLGGSITFQDITDQADLVYNESYTNTGYQRNYQKGYRLPNTPYLFGNATAGLAFKNVLFEESAWGVNYYYNFVEQYFLSWAELGSRDNKKVIPQQSSHSLEVSCSLRDGKYNISAECRNLTDARLYDKYYLQKPGRAFYLKLRYVL